In Caldilineales bacterium, the DNA window GCATCGCCGCCGCCGCCCATCTGATCCAGGAGGCGATCACGCCCATCGATGACCTGCGCGCCTCCGCCGCCTACCGCCGCCATCTGGCCGGGGTCATCACCCGCCGGGCGCTGGAACAACTGGCCGCCGGGACAGAGCGCCAAGGTTGGATCGACAACCCCATCATGCTCTGGGGCCACACCAACGGCCACTTCGCCCCGCTCTCCGCTCTCCAATCCTTCGGCTCCGCTCAGGACAAGCCTCCACTCTCCAATCCCCAATCCCCAATCCTTCGGCTCCGCTCAGGACAAGCCTCCACCATCCACCTCTCCCTCAACGGCCAACCCGCCACCCTCCCCGCCGCCGCCCACCTGACCCTGCTCGATGCCTTGCGGGAGGTCGCGCATCTCTCCGGCACCAAAGAAGGCTGCGCCGAGGGCGAGTGCGGCGCCTGCACAGTCTGGTTGGATGGCATCGCCGTCATGGCCTGCCTGATCCCGGCGGCGCGGGCGCACGGCTGCGAAGTCGTCACCATCGAAGGCTTGACCCCTCGTAGGGGCGAGGTCCCCTCGCCCCCCTCGCCCCCCTCGCCCTCCTCGCCCTCGTCGCCCTCCTCGCCCTCCTCACTCCATCCTGTGCAACAAGCCTTCATCGCCAGTGGCGGCGTGCAGTGCGGCTATTGCACTCCCGGCCTGATCATGTCCGCCGCCAACCTGCTGGCCGAGCGCCCCCACCCCACCCGCGCCCAGGCCGCCGAAGCCATCGCCGGCAACCTCTGCCGTTGCACGGGTTACGCAAAGGTGTTGGAGGCGGTGGTGGCGGCGGGGGAACGGCGAGACTGATCGAATCCTCACTGAGGCAATGAACCCTGCTACCGCCAATGCATCTCCGCCCATGATCGAGACAGTCCAACGCTTGCTCGCCAGCGTCAACTTTGCCACCCGCGCGGCCAGCAACGAGGCTCAGCTTCGCCATGAGGTCGAGAAGGCGTTGGAATCGGCGTGCCGTTCGCTGGCTGTTCCCTGGACGCCCTTTCAACTGGAGCGAGCCGTGAGAGAAGGCGCCGGCAAGCAGAGGTTTATCGACGTCGCTCACGGCGCGGTCATTATCGAATATGAACCCCCGCGCAGCTTTGGCGGCAAAGCGGGCGGGCGCCTGAGCCATGCCAGGGCGCAGGTGCAAGACTACGCCTTGTTGCTGGCGCAGGAAGAAGGCCGCGACCTGGCCGAATACGTCATGGTCGCCTGGGACGGTGCGCACATCAACTTTGGCCGCATGGACGGCCTCATGCCGGTTTGGGAGCCACTGCGGGCATTCGATGCCACGGCCGGGGAGCGGTTGTTGCTGGAACTCCAGAAGAACGGCATCCCCCTGGTGCATCCGCGCCTGATCGCCGAACTGGTGGGGCCTGACTCGGAATTCGGCGCCGCCCTGATCCCGCGCTTCTTCGGCGCCATCCGGCAGGCCGAGGCGGCCGCTTCGAAGACGAGGCTGCTGTTCACGGAATGGTCACGCTTGTTCGGGCAGGTCGTGGGGGTCCAGTCCGAGGCGCTGAAGACCCTCCTGGCGCGGCAAGGAAGCGCACACGGACGGGATTATCGATCCCATCCCTCCGCCTACCTGTTTGCACTCAACACCTACATTGCGCTGCTGGCGAAGATCGTGACCGCTTGCGCCCTGCCCAACGCCAACCAGAACATCCTCGATGCCTCAGTTTCGATTCATGACCGGATGACGGCGCTGGAATCGGGTGAGGTCTTCGAGCAAGCCGGCATTGTCAATATGTTGTCAGGGGATTTTTTCTCCTGGTATTCGGACGATGCCGACTGGCCATCCTTCCAGGCGGGCGTGAGCGGGCTGGTGAACAGGCTCGCGGGCATCAGCTTCGATGTCACCCGCAAGTCGGCTGATTCCACCCGCGACCTGTTCAAGGGTATCTACCAGACTTTTGTACCCTCGGCGCTGCGACACGCCCTGGGGGAATTC includes these proteins:
- a CDS encoding FAD binding domain-containing protein encodes the protein MISSLYLLPATLDQALTTLAEQTALGPTRLIAGGTDVLVEIEHGAPAPRALIDLSRLPGLDQITLDAGRIHIGPLVTHNLAVASPLLRQHAWPLARACWEVGAPQIRNRGTLAGNLATASPANDTIPVLWALDASLTLASAGGSRTLAFPDFFRGVRKTALRPDEIITDISFPLPPATSRGTFIKAGLRPAQAISLVNIAVLLDFDGDIVASARIAFGSVAPTIVRAPAAEAALTGHPLAPDRIAAAAHLIQEAITPIDDLRASAAYRRHLAGVITRRALEQLAAGTERQGWIDNPIMLWGHTNGHFAPLSALQSFGSAQDKPPLSNPQSPILRLRSGQASTIHLSLNGQPATLPAAAHLTLLDALREVAHLSGTKEGCAEGECGACTVWLDGIAVMACLIPAARAHGCEVVTIEGLTPRRGEVPSPPSPPSPSSPSSPSSPSSLHPVQQAFIASGGVQCGYCTPGLIMSAANLLAERPHPTRAQAAEAIAGNLCRCTGYAKVLEAVVAAGERRD